The genomic interval AAGCTCGGTGTATGCACCATCGCTGGCTCTTAGGTGTTTTCTCTGTCTGCGCACACTCAGAGCTGCTTATTTGCAGCAggagacttttctttttcttctgcctttACTTCTAGACTCAATGCCATTCTGGTTGCCTAAGGTGGTCTCCTCCACATAGGTGACACTCAAGCTGAAGACTGCTTGTATTTCACTTACACGGTAACAGATACAAAATTATTACAGTGGGGTGTTGGTGGGCTGATTTGGAAGTATTATGTGGGATTTTCTTGGAATCAAAGTTTGATATAGAGATGGAGATTATAGAGTCCTACATGCATCTTGTTCAATACCAGCCAGCCTAATGTTGGGGATCAGCCCCCACCTAAAATTAGCTCATCATATGGCAGATGGCTCAAGCAGGAGAAATGTACAAGTTTTCATATCTGTGGGGTTTTCATTTCCAAAATGATAGGCTTGCTAcacctgaaaaataaatatcatggtATATAAGTGTAACTCAACATGTTAATTAACAGTTTAATTAGTTATATCCTCCCTCCTGGATAACCTTGAATCCTGAAGCTACTCAAATAAACACAGCCCAGAAATGCACCCAGAGGGTGGGCAAGTGTACAGTGCTCCCCAACAGAGCACAGACTGCAGTCCCAAAATAGGAAGTAGAAGaggtatttaaaaagtaaaaggtgattagcctgatgaggtggtggtgcagtggatagagcatcggactgggatgcagaggacccaagtttgaaaccctgaggttgccagcttgagcgcaggctcatctggtttaagcaagactcaccagcttgaacccaaggtcgctggctcaagcaaggggtcactcagtctgctgtagccccacagtcaaggcacatatgacaaagcaatcaatgaacaactaaggtgccgcaacgaagaatgatgcttctcatctctctctcctttcctttctgtctgtccctacctgtccctctgtctctctgactctgtcacaaaaaaataaaaataaaaggtaaaaggtGATTACTGTGTTTTCATAGATTCTTtagacaatttttatttctagagtAGATCGTTTAGCTCCAATAAATAGTAggttatacttttttatttcttagaaatgaACTCATTTTTACCAATTGGTAATTAAAAGCAAGCCAAAACATATTTCATTCAAAATGCAGGTTGTAGTCAAATCAGTTGTTTATTGtttaaggagaaaatattaaatgattttcttattttgcatTGCAGTCAATACGGTACATGCAAAGCAGTAGAGAAGTTAGTCCCAATGAGGAAGAAAGAGCGGAAGTGTTGAGATGAGGACCTGCTAGTAGGCCGCAGGAAGCCTCAGATCTTGCTTTCCCCCTTGTACTCAGAGTTTACACTAGGTGGCATGCAAGGAAAGCTGACTGGGTTCAGCAACTTGCTTCTGTGGATGGAGAGGCTTTGGTGGCAGCCATCCATGCTTGTGGACTCAGCTGTGCAGTCACTCTCTGATCTGTGATTGTTTTCTTTCCCCTCATCACCAGGATGAAGTGTCCTCTTGCTGGCACCAATAAAAGATTTCTTATTAACACAATTAAGAACACACTCCCCTCCCATAAAGAGCAAGACCATGAACAAAAAGAGGGCGATAAGGAACCTGCGAAGAGCCAGAACCAGAAAGAAGAAAGCCGGAGGAAGCAAAGAGCCCACCCTTACGAGCACAGCTTCCCAGCCCAAGGAACAGCGGCTTGCTCCCCGCCGAGAAAGCAGAGCAGACGGGACAAATATGAGAAGCGGTCAGACAAGCGATGAGGCAGGCACGAGA from Saccopteryx leptura isolate mSacLep1 chromosome 2, mSacLep1_pri_phased_curated, whole genome shotgun sequence carries:
- the LOC136395099 gene encoding protein POLR1D; this translates as MEEDQELERKAIEELLKEAKRGKTRAETMGPMGWMKCPLAGTNKRFLINTIKNTLPSHKEQDHEQKEGDKEPAKSQNQKEESRRKQRAHPYEHSFPAQGTAACSPPRKQSRRDKYEKRSDKR